One genomic window of Erinaceus europaeus chromosome 19, mEriEur2.1, whole genome shotgun sequence includes the following:
- the LOC132534754 gene encoding putative serine protease 45, which produces MGPTSWVFLLSLVLGILGTDEEKPENLLESICGRPAVLTSIASGREATAGQWPWQVSIRQGLSHVCAATLISEQWVLTAASCFWSKDTRKYHVLMGSLQAFGRPDTKATLIPVSRVVSYPDFQENTSSTIAVAELAYPVSFSPAVLPICLPSSAFQLKNSTSCWVTGWDNHSVRISNNLKMLRVPLSHLQTCRDYYQESLLQPVQPVLSEPTICSKPLASQRDHCIGSKGDPLICKVEDFWVLAGVVSWTSNCLHSSEPAVYTNISLYKSWIEKLAISFTNFSATHHLHFSGLFTAMLLPFILGGCNN; this is translated from the exons ATGGGCCCTACCAGCTGGGTCTTCCTGCTGTCCCTTGTGCTGGGGATCTTGG gCACAGATGAGGAGAAGCCAGAGAATCTCCTGGAGTCAA TCTGTGGGCGGCCGGCAGTCTTGACCAGCATTGCCTCGGGCAGGGAGGCCACCGCGGGGCAGTGGCCCTGGCAGGTCAGCATCCGCCAGGGCCTGTCTCACGTCTGCGCTGCCACCCTCATCTCAGAACAGTGGGTGCTAACGGCGGCCAGTTGCTTCTG gTCTAAGGACACCAGAAAATATCATGTACTGATGGGGTCACTGCAGGCCTTTGGTCGCCCAGACACCAAAGCTACGCTAATACCAGTGTCCAGAGTTGTCTCCTACCCTGACTTCCAGGAAAACACATCTAGCACCATTGCTGTGGCAGAACTGGCCTACCCAGTTTCCTTCAGCCCAGCAGTCCTGcccatctgtcttccctcatCCGCATTCCAGCTGAAGAACTCAACCTCCTGCTGGGTAACTGGATGGGACAATCACT CTGTCAGGATTTCTAATAACCTGAAGATGCTGAGAGTGCCCCTCAGTCATCTCCAGACATGCAGGGACTACTATCAGGAGAGTTTGCTGCAGCCAGTCCAGCCTGTCCTCAGTGAACCCACGATCTGCTCCAAGCCCCTGGCGTCACAGAGAGATCACTGCATA GGCAGTAAAGGAGACCCTCTGATATGTAAAGTGGAGGATTTCTGGGTCCTGGCAGGAGTGGTGAGCTGGACATCAAACTGCCTCCATAGCAGTGAGCCTGCAGTATATACAAACATCAGTTTGTACAAATCTTGGATTGAGAAGTTAGCCATCTCATTTACTAACTTTTCTGCTACCCACCATCTGCACTTCTCTGGGCTCTTCACTGCTATGCTTCTGCCTTTCATTCTAGGGGGCTGCAATAACTGA